The DNA region gtgcgtgtgtgtgagagagtgtttACATCATTTGTTATTGTCATGTATTCAAGATTCAATGACACAAACGACACCCAAGTACGCTTACACGCTTGTTAACagacttggattaaaaaaacaaaaaatcttttttgttttgtttttgtttactaagcagtgtttatttttgtggttgtagtttggagTGTGCTACAACAACACAGCATCACTCAGAGATGTTCCTAATAATTCAGATACCTTATTTAACTCCTTAAGAGGGTCCAAATATTACAAACGCCATAATGAAATAATCCCataaacattaggtacacctgaactCATCCAACCAGACTTGTATGAACTGTAGGTCCGTTTTTATGAACCGGTGTTTCTTATTGTGGTTATAGTTGTACAACAACACTGGCAGATGTTCCCAATCCTTCTCAAACTCCATAACAGAGTCAAACTATGAGAAACGGCTCTCGGCGTGATGCAGTGCAGGTGTTCACTACAACCACCATCATGATCGccagtgaataaaaaaaaaagtgaatctcAAAAGTTTCACACTGAATGGAAAAGTCTGCTTTTTGAAATTCTCCTTATCGCCCGCAAGTCTTTGCACACTGCGGCCTTCTGTTTCCTTTTGGTCCCGCCGCCGCTGTGTGGTTTGCGATAACAGGTGGTGCGGGCAGAACGGGGTTTGATTATCAGCTAACCTTGAGTTCGTTAGCACCGCCGCCGCAGCCGCGCGATAGGAGCACCGTTGCGGTTTGCCGAGTGTTTTATGGCAGCAAACACGGGAACGGAAATGTCATAAAACCTGGGTGTGTGGCGGTGTGTAACATTCCAGAAATGAATGCAATAAACTTAGCAAGTCTAAAGTCAAAGTCGCTCTAACGTTCTTTCACAACGTTCAGGGGCTAAAAAAGCTGAACTCCAAGATCGAAAACCTTTTCTGCgcacacaaaaggccatttccctcaaatattgctCACAAATCTGCGTGAgagagcatttctcctttgtcgagataaacccccccccccctcacaggtgtggcatatcaagattagacagcatgattattgcacaggtgtgcctcaggccggccacaataaaaggccactctgatgTGGCAAGTTGTGAGGGggcgtgcaattggcatgctgactgcaggaatgttgCCCGTGAAtcgaatgttcatttctctaccgTGAGCCAgaccggcctcacaaccgcagaccacgtgtaaccgCACCAGCATCCGGcctgttcacctccaagacggTCTGAGACCGGACCACCCGGACAACcgctgcaacaatcggtttgcataaccaaagaacGTCGGGCAGGTTTGGGATGCGCcggatactgactggttttgttttacatctgtgagtccagctcacgaaaaatgggagcaaaagcaaaagtgttgcatttatattttggttcagtgtatgtatgtgtaattcgcaaaatcaaaaaaaataaagaaatcaaaaTTGGGAGAGTTCTGTGTTGGAGTTTGAGgggaaatttgtgtttttttttttattttggaatgagATCAAAGTGAAGTCCTGTGAATATTGAAAATAAGTCAAGTAGTGCGAACACTTCCTGGATACATTGAAAGtacatctgtcttttttttttttttttttccataaattcGAAGAAGATTTTCGAAAGATATTAGAAATATTTTTCCATCTTGGCAGGATGGCGTGTTGTGTGTTGAATTCTAAGCACAAATTGATTGTATTTTGGAATTCGGCTGGAACATAAAGTTCTGTGAATACAATCCCAGGTGCAACTATGTACATTTGATTTcttaggtttttaaaaaaaaaattttttaatttgaatacaattggaaaaaatgtcattttttaaaaatgttgtcagtatagggtgttgtgtgttgaattttaaggtaaaaaaaaagaaaaaagatctgTTTCATTTTggctgtaacataaaatgtataatgctgtgaatactttcacACGTTTGCACGATACAATGGGAACAAACTATTGATTGGAGAGTGAAACGGTTCAAGACTTTGTCCCACTTCTTCATCGTGTCACGGTGTGCTGCGCCCCCTATTGGTGCAAGCAGGCAAGCGCAGATGGTGCAATCTGGCTGCAACAAGCACCTGACCGGCCAGATTTGTGCAGTGTCACCGTGACGTTAACGCTGAGTCACGGGTTCACACTGGGCCAGCCGGTGACTCACTGCcttagtgtgcgtgtgtttactCCATAACAAGACTGGAAACCACAAGTGTCCAACTCAAGGCCGAGGGTCCAATtgtggcccaccacatcatttaatgtggcttacTGTAACAAATAAAGGGTGtctacactgcaaaaactgacgaagatgtacaaccccaattcagatcaagttgggacgttgagttaaacataaataaaaacagaatacaatgatttgcaaatcgtgttcaacctatatttaattgaatacactacaaggacaagatatttctttcatgttcaaactgatccacttgattgttttgcgcaaataatcattaccttggaatttgatggctgcaacgcgttccaaaaaagctgggacaggtaaaaagttgaggaatgctcatcaaacacctgttgggaacatcccacaggtgaaccgcggctcattgggaacaggcgggtgccgtgattggctagaaaaggagcgttcacaagcaaagatggggcgaggttcgcctctttgtgaacaagtgcgtgagaaaatagaattccacctacaaagcttcaacaattattgtcctcagttcccaaccgttttattaaatgttcttaaaagaaaaaggtgatgtcacacagcggtaaacatgaccctgtcccatcttttttggaacgtgttgcagccatcaaattctaagttcatgattatttgctaaaaacaatcaagttgatccgtttgaacatgaactagcttgtctttgtagtgtattcaattaaatataggctgaacatgatttgcaaatcattgtattctgtctttatttatgtgtaacacaacgtcccaacttcattggaattggggttgtactatgtCAAATGTAGGCAgctttttcttaaattcatcACTATACTCCTcaattcatgactttttttttcagcccaGTTTTAGCAGTTTCACcgtttgaaaagaaaacacattttgccaATCTCGAATTTTCCTGTAaattttacaagcatttttttgggccccaaatctgtttttaacaaataaataaacaacaggAGTACACTAAAATACTTGCTTACTACAGTTTTGCGTGATTTCCAATTGAATTTAAGATAACCTTTCTTAATCCCACAACGGGGAAGTTGGCAAATTTGGGAATTTGTtaagaataaacaaacaaacaaatgcagggGACAATTGCGTACAGGTACACAGGACGTGATTACACCGGGTGTCCCTAACGTCTCGCTACAATAGATATTATGTGTAAAGATTTAGTCCAAAAGCAAATGAGCTATTATGCTAGTCAGATTGAGTTCTATGTACTCAGTGGCTATCAAAGATATTTTTAATCACATTGCTTTTGTCTCGTTCCCAAACCCAGTGGATGAAATATTTTCTGTTCAGCAAAAACATCATGGGAAATAAGTGGCATGTCTGCATCCATCGGTGTATGCATGCCAGCGATGTATCGCGACAGGCCGAACAAATAAACGCCCTTCTGCTAAAAGAAAGAACAATTAACCTGTGCACCCATTTCAGTATTTTTActtgttgtgacattttgtttggtggcgTGGCACGTAtttcacgtttaaaaaaaaaaaaaaaaaaaaaactgtcttggCCCAAGGACGTTTGGCAAACACCGttgcataaaaacaataaaatacagggGGAAAGTGTGTACATACGACGACGTGATTATGTGGTCCAGAGAGGGGACTGACTCCTGCTGAGTGCATCATAACATCCATTAGAGATGATTGGATGCTATTTTAAGGGAAATTAGAGAGGATTTTGGTTAAGATGATgagtcagtgtgtgtgcgttacCTGAGACCGAAGAAGTGAGTCAGCGCAGAACAAATGCAGACGTGAGTCACGCCACCTGCTGCCATTGTCGTCGTCGTTGGAAACGCCTCGGGACGCTCTATGAaaaggccacaacattaggtacacgcGTACGTTCGAATAATGCAAGGGAGGGAAACCCGCTTCCtgtcatttcactttttatcaagttgaaatatacaaaaaaaacaaagggccAAATTTCCTGCAGGATGCAATCTCAATATTGTGCATACAACTTTATTATGAATGTCCTTGATTGACTTTAGGGAGGAAATGAACCATCAATGAGTTATATCTGCTATTATGTTTGCTTCAAATGTCCACGGGTCAGTCACGCTTAATAAATGCAATCATACCtgaattacacacacacacatatatatatatatatatatatatatatatatacacacacacacattatatatatatacatacacatatatatatatacatacacatacatatatatctacatatacacatacatatatatacatatacaaatatatatatatatacatatacacagacatatacatatatatatatacacatacatatatatatatatatatatatatatatatacatacacatatcacacacatatatatatatatatatatatatatatatacacacacatatatatatatatatatatacatacacatcacacacatatatatatatgtatatatatatatatatatatatacacacacatatatatatatatatatacatacacatatatatatatatatatatacataaatatacatatatatctacatatacacatatatatacatatatatatacatacatagatatatatatatacatacatatacacatagacatatatacatacatatatatatatatatatatatacacacacacatatatatatatatacatatacacatacatatatatacatagacatatacacatacatatatatatacatagacatatatatacatatacatacatatatatatatatacatacatatatatatatatatatatatatatatatatacatacatacacacagacatatatatatatatatatatatataacacatacatatatatatatatacatagatatatatatatacatacatacatatacacagatatatatatatatatatatatatatataacacatacatatatatatatatatatatatacatagatatatatatatacatacatacatatacacagacatatatatacatatacacatatatacatatacatatatatatatatatacacatacatatgtatatataacacatacatatatatatacatacacacatatacgtacatatatatatatatatatatatatatatatatatatatatatacatacacatatacatatatatatacatacatatatatatatatatatatatatatatacacacacatatatatatatacatacacatatatatattcatatatacatatatatattcatatatacatatacatacacacatatacgtacatatatatatatatatatacatacacatacatacacacatatatgtacatatatatatatatatatatatatacatacatacacatatacatatatatacatacatatatatatatatatacatacacatatatatattcatatatacatatacatatatatatatacatacacgcacacacacacacacacacaggcggcacggtagccagttggttagagcgtctgcctcacagttctgaggactggggttcaatccccggcccccgcctgtgtggagtttgcatgtcctccccgtgcctgggtgggttttctccaggcactctggtttcctcccacatcccaaaaacatgcatggattggagactctaaaattgcccgtaggtgtgaatgtgagtgcgattgttagtttgcatgtgctttgcgattggcttgcaaccagttcggggtgtaccccgcctcctgcccgatgacagctgggataggctccagcacgcccgcgacccgagtcagtagaagcggctcagaaaatggatggatggatatataaacataaatacatacatgcatacatatatttatacatacatacacacacatacctataattttgtttgttgatattGCGCTCATTTTTTGTgcaatttctttctttgttggaaactccatttgttgttgtttttgttgggaAGTTGAGTgaaagttgttttaaaaaaaaaaaaaaaaaaaaaaaaagaaagtgttgtttttttttctacttatcAGCAAATTCGACCCACAACATTAAGGGTCCTCCCTTGCTTCATTACTTtccttgaaaatgatttttaaacacCTTTAAGGGAGGGAGAGTATCCCTCAATACAAATGGAGTAAGTTGCCAACAGGAGTGACagcagccccaagtgtgcatgtttttaactccaggttaaaaactcttttccCCATGCTTTCTGGAGCATTTCCACTCTTAAAAGATacttcttgcactgtacgctgttctaattgtactttttattaatttcttgtctttgttttaaatgtttataaactgttttcttgtttttaaatgcttttaatcatgtaaagcactttgagttaccttgtgtatgaaatgcgcaatataaataaatttgctttgctcaaTATTCTTAACAGCTGCTTccacaatttatttaaaaaatattgtataatccaatttgtttttcccttgtttcgttattatatataatatatatatattaaatgtaataaaaagaaaacaatatggCCAGCCAAAGAAGTTTTATCTCCATTTTGTTTTacgtttaatttttatttttcttgatatttcattttcaaaatggttTAACAATTGACccacaaaaatgtacaattcattttgttgcacttgcatttttgtggggggagggggtttaTTCTTTGATTTTCTGTTTTCAGGGAGGACATTCTCTCTCCCTGTATATCCTGCCCCTCCTGTTTCCACAGCAGTATTGCATCGAGCGGCCCTGCACGGATGCAGCTACTTTGGCAGACGTCAAGTTCGGCTTCTTTTGATGGCAAACAAGCGGCGCGCTCCATTTTGCCTCGATTAATCGCTTACGAAGCCCATCGTTGTTGTACGGAAAACTACAAGCACAGAAGTACAAATATTGACAAATGAATACCTCGAGAAAGTacgaaaaagaagacaacaagcGATTGGTTTTTGACGAGCACTGTCAATATAATTATTATGATGGTGATGACTCGACACGCAAGGGGCGTGGCGGCGTGGAGGGGAAAACAACTACGAAAGAAATACAAGTACATTCTGTTGGTTTGTGCCCTCACCGGGACGTTTCCGACTCGCTTAAAGGATCTTCTAGAAAAATAAGACGTCGGCGTCATATCAGACGAGGCCAATgcagaaaaatacaatatgtgTACAGACATTTGATCAGGAATATATACAACCAAATAGCACAAGAGAGAAAGCCAGCTAAGCTGTAACCGTGGTGACCGCGGACACTAACAGGGCCGACCAGAAACTAAAAACATCGAAGAAAGAGTCAGTCTTTTGAATAAGTCAGCTAAACCTGCACAGCGTAAAAGAGGCACAAAACGTACTTATTCATACTAAATACGATGTAACCGACCATAATCAATCCAGCTAaacggataaaaaaaaaaacattaaaaacctCAGAGTAACTTTTATATATATCATGGTTGCATCAATTTGCGAATGAACTGAAAAAAAGCATACCTAACCCTCAACTAGATGCTGAAAGCCAAGAGCGCCAGCATGTGGCCAAACTGAGTAGAGTAACGGCAACATTAGTGCGCTTGTTCTCCTCATAGTCCCGCTAtgtcaacaaataaaaactacgcttaaaacaaaaaaacaaaacaaaacaaaaaaagctcaatGAGGATTCTGTTCAATCCTAAAACTGCTGACTCAGCTCCGTTTCCTCCGACTTATTCGCAGTCATCAGCTTTAGTCAACATTTAATTCCAGTCATGAAGAtaagcaccaaaaaaaaaaaaaaaaaaaaaaaagcctaagcATCATGCGTTATGGTGAATTACTAAACCCCACCCCGTCGGGAGTCTGGGGAAAAGCTCATCAAGCTCGTCCAGGCCAGCCAGCCAGACTTCCTGTGCTGGAATCATCTGGAAGCAGGAAGTGACGCCTTACTAAGGGATTCAAGGGAATCAATCAGGAATTCTGAGAATCGACGGAAGGTTGACTtgaactgaaatgttttttttgtttgtttgtttgtttttgctttgtgaaGCAAGCCAGCTTCAGATACGCTCGCTCGGAACATGAATTTTGGGTGAAGTGAAATAAATTGAGCAGTTGAGGTACTGCGATGCCCTCGAAtgtgtgggcaaggagagcgcAATTCTCCACCTTAACTCCTTGCGGAGATTTACCAGAAAATTTACTAACAAGTCTCGTGATCAAAAATATGAAGACAATCAAAACGAAAGGCAAAAAGGTGTGAAAATGCAAAAACGCGCACAACActatgcaaaaaacaaaaaaaacaaaaaaaaaaaaaagatagccaCAGTGGTCTCAGTTGTGATTGGCCGGCGGGGGCAGCAGGGGGGCCGAGCGATCGTTGGTCACGGTCCTTTTGAGCGTCACGCTCCTGATCAGCTTCAGCATGTCCCTGTCCCCTCTCTCTTGCGTCAGGGCGTCCTGGTCCTGGTCCAGGTCCAGGTCCAGGCTGGAGGGCGGAGGGGGCAGCTCCTGATCCGTGTAGCCTAGGATGGAGTCGTCTTGCTGGGCATTGGAGGCCTGAAGCTGGCCTCTCTGCTGGTGGAAGAGCTTCTGTTTGTGCTGCTGGTTTTGGGTCTGGACCTGGGCTTGGATCTGGTTCTGGATGTGGGTCTGGGTCTGGATTTGGTCGTGAAGCCGGTTCTGTTTCTGGAGCTGTTGCTCATGCTGAAACTGCTGCATTTGCACCTGGTGGTTTAGCTGTTGCAGTCGCTGCTGCTTGCCAATGCCGCCCTCTGGTGGAACGGTGGGCACGGGCACCGGAATGGGCATCTGACCGGGAACCAGCTGGTAGTACGGCGAGTACGAGGATGAGGTGGAGGAGGGCGGCAGGGCGCTGAGGCTCTGCGTGGAAGTGTAGAGTTTATTGTAACCGAAGCCTCCCCCGGAGGACGCGATGAACGCATTCTCGTCGCTCCCCGGGGTCGCCGCCCCCACGGGGACTTGCGGCGTGCAGATGGGGATTGGCACCCCGCCGCTGATGGTGCCCCTGCGGTACGCCGGCTTGGTGGACGGCTTGCGTCGGATAGTCGCCGTGTGCGAGCCGCCCGCCAGCTCCGTCTCGGCCAACAGGCTGACGGTGGAGGCGGGACGCTTGGACTGCGCAAACTTCCGGTACTGGAAGCCCAGGTCCGAGTTCCTCGGCATGGTGGAGGACTTGTCAAAGTCCGACTGGCCGCCGCCATGCGACAGGTGGTGCAGGGAGATGGAGTCGCTGTCCCCGTGGAGGGAAATTGACTCGTAGTCAActggagaggggggaaaaaaaagacgtaTGACTGACAGCAACGTAGTACTTTTGTTGCTAGATTTAGCAACTTGAAAGGCTACACTTGCAACTTTcccctgcaaaaaaaatcactgggTAACAAATGTAGCTAGTTATACAAATTGTGTGGAACATTTTTGCAACTTTTCAAGAGTCACTCAAATGCTAAAACTACGGCTGGGTATTGGGAAGACTCTCACGATTCGATTTAGATTCTTTAGGTTGCGATTAAATTCAATTCCAATTCCTAGTGTTGTGATTTGATTCAATACTGATTTAAATGCTTTGATGCCAATTCAAAAAGAATTAGAAATAcacaattacagtatttattttcatgctcgtgaacatactgtatgtggtaggTCACctcatttttgagcaattagaacagagaggaaaaatgtacacaataacaaaatttaaaaaagaaaaaaataacttttttaaaaaaaacagttctgtTAACACTGAAAAAGTGCACGTAAACTTAAATAGTATTGAGtttgtgatgaaaataaaaattctacCCAGCACAGCTTACCAAAGACCTGACTTTTGTCTATTTCCTGTGTTCCAGAGGCATGCAAAGCACGCGCCATTGCCGAGGAGCTCAATCGATTAACAGGATTCAATGACTCGATACCGAAGTGGGGAAGGAAATATTGCAATGCATCGATTCATCGATATTTTTACGGACCCATAGCTAAAACAAACCATTTCCTTTTGGGAAATTTTTTcgagttgtaaaaaaaaaaaaaaaaaaaaagcgactcAAACACTAAAACGCACGCATTTTCTCTCTTATCGACACACAGTCAGAAAGAACAATGTGTTTTGCAAAATTGACTTGGCACGCTtgagtagttaaaaaaaatatagaaagataaatatgaataaaacaaagTTTTACGTTTGACGCTAAACACACGAATCGAGATGATCAAATCCTCGTTTTGTTGATCTATTTGAGCAATGCCTCTGTGCAATGTCAAACGTAATTGTTCAATGACATCACCGCCCAACATCATTGAGCACCTTTTAGCAACTCatacacaacaaacaaatcaaatggAGCAATCCGTCGCTGTGACGCCATCGCACacgggcaaggagagccacggtCGCCGATGGActtacaacaaaacaaaatgcgaACGCTCGCAGGAGGCGGCTGGAGGCCCGAACTCCAACCAGGATGCTTGCACGTAGACTATATAACCGGACAAACTgacatcactcactaggccacaccccttaaaggcgcACATCCAACACACCAATTCTCCACTTTGTTGTATACatcatttgtatttgctttttattttgccttgtaTTACTCTTCTGTCTGCGGCCAGGTTGACATTGCAAAAGAGAATCTggtctcaattgccttacctggatgaataaaggttaaacttttaaaaagtacacaattgcaaggaatgtgACGCAAGGGGGCGATGCAAGCGGGATGAGGAAGAGGGAAAGGTAGGGCAGACAGTCAGAGACCTACCATAGAGGGGAGGCTCTCTCTTTACAGCTGGAAGAGAAGGAAGGAAGTTTTTAAGCAGAGAAACAACACAAAACTGAGATGACGGACGGACGGAAACGCTCGAAACGGTCGCGGGGTTGAACGAAAGGAGCGCACGGGCgggtgcgtgcgcgcgtgcttCTCACCGTGCGTGTGGATGGTGTCCTCGGAGCAGGACGGCGTGGTGGTCTGCGTGCTGTAACCGCTGGAGCAGTGCAGCGAGTCGCGGCTGCTGCGTGGCGCGTCCGACGTCAACGCGCCCAGAGTCAAGGCCAGCTGATCCCGGGCGGAACAAGACTGAAGGGGTAGGTTTTAATTTAGCACGTCTAATTGACATGTACTCTTAGGCGATCATCTCCAAGCTTTATCAGCAAAGCTCTTTCAAGACAATGTCACGTAGAA from Phycodurus eques isolate BA_2022a chromosome 10, UOR_Pequ_1.1, whole genome shotgun sequence includes:
- the mtss1 gene encoding protein MTSS 1 isoform X4, with the translated sequence MVPYILPRRTTILVTGAFLDAFQKVADMAMSSRGATKEIGSALTRMCMRHRSIESKLKLFTTALSESFITPLELKMEEWRKAASQLDKDHAKEYKKARADIKKKSSDTVKLQKKVKKGKDEARGQLDSALQDVNVRYAILEETEKRAVCRALIEERARYCTFVTMLKPVLDHEINMLGEVTHLQTILEDLTTLTAEPNKLPPASEQVILDLKGSDFSYTYQTPPASPSNTLSRKSSVSSYQSGSVRHVPSLDSISCAVDGVHIQQRSSQYLLIGCDESGRSLSEGSSPSGLGGRQGSRGRFGYAAGPGRRPAPGRRVSRRDTTTDAVGSTNQPASASAGGENGLLAPPQGAHTHGERVRAMSASGKSCSARDQLALTLGALTSDAPRSSRDSLHCSSGYSTQTTTPSCSEDTIHTHAVKREPPLYVDYESISLHGDSDSISLHHLSHGGGQSDFDKSSTMPRNSDLGFQYRKFAQSKRPASTVSLLAETELAGGSHTATIRRKPSTKPAYRRGTISGGVPIPICTPQVPVGAATPGSDENAFIASSGGGFGYNKLYTSTQSLSALPPSSTSSSYSPYYQLVPGQMPIPVPVPTVPPEGGIGKQQRLQQLNHQVQMQQFQHEQQLQKQNRLHDQIQTQTHIQNQIQAQVQTQNQQHKQKLFHQQRGQLQASNAQQDDSILGYTDQELPPPPSSLDLDLDQDQDALTQERGDRDMLKLIRSVTLKRTVTNDRSAPLLPPPANHN
- the mtss1 gene encoding protein MTSS 1 isoform X5, with the translated sequence MQRLGRSLPAHHERHEGQLSHMGGLCHQGSQTSVAAQTVLADTKDRYLIMALHGTIHPTQKVYVRTTILVTGAFLDAFQKVADMAMSSRGATKEIGSALTRMCMRHRSIESKLKLFTTALSESFITPLELKMEEWRKAASQLDKDHAKEYKKARADIKKKSSDTVKLQKKVKKGKDEARGQLDSALQDVNVRYAILEETEKRAVCRALIEERARYCTFVTMLKPVLDHEINMLGEVTHLQTILEDLTTLTAEPNKLPPASEQVILDLKGSDFSYTYQTPPASPSNTLSRKSSVSSYQSGSVRHVPSLDSISCAVDGVHIQDAVGSTNQPASASAGGENGLLAPPQGAHTHGERVRAMSASGKSCSARDQLALTLGALTSDAPRSSRDSLHCSSGYSTQTTTPSCSEDTIHTHAVKREPPLYVDYESISLHGDSDSISLHHLSHGGGQSDFDKSSTMPRNSDLGFQYRKFAQSKRPASTVSLLAETELAGGSHTATIRRKPSTKPAYRRGTISGGVPIPICTPQVPVGAATPGSDENAFIASSGGGFGYNKLYTSTQSLSALPPSSTSSSYSPYYQLVPGQMPIPVPVPTVPPEGGIGKQQRLQQLNHQVQMQQFQHEQQLQKQNRLHDQIQTQTHIQNQIQAQVQTQNQQHKQKLFHQQRGQLQASNAQQDDSILGYTDQELPPPPSSLDLDLDQDQDALTQERGDRDMLKLIRSVTLKRTVTNDRSAPLLPPPANHN